A single Callithrix jacchus isolate 240 chromosome 4, calJac240_pri, whole genome shotgun sequence DNA region contains:
- the EDN1 gene encoding endothelin-1 has protein sequence MDYLPMIFFLLLAAFQGAPETAVLGAELSTVGENSGGKPTPSPPLRLRRSKRCSCSSLMDKECVYFCHLDIIWVNTPEHVAPYGLGSPRAKRALENLLLPLAAAAPKNRCQCASQKDNKCWNFCQAGRELGALDSMEIARDTHKKGKHCIKLGKRFARQQLVRGRRIRRNSDERLRQNRSETISNKVKQSSRDSKLKTKPSREYSVTHNRAHW, from the exons atggaTTATTTGCCCATGATTTTCTTTCTGCTGTTGGCGGCTTTCCAAGGAGCTCCAGAAACAG CGGTCTTGGGCGCTGAGCTCAGCACAGTGGGTGAGAACAGCGGGGGAAAACCCACTCCCAGTCCACCCTTGAGGCTCCGCCGGTCCAAGCGCTGCTCCTGCTCGTCCCTGATGGATAAAGAGTGTGTCTACTTTTGCCACCTGGACATCATCTGGGTCAACACTCCCGA GCACGTTGCTCCATATGGACTTGGAAGCCCTAGAGCCAAGCGAGCCTTGGAGAATTTACTTCTCCCACTGGCAGCAGCAGCCCCCAAGAATAGATGCCAATGTGCAAGCCAAAAAGACAATAAGTGCTGGAATTTTTGCCAGGCAGGAAGAGAACTCGG GGCCCTAGACAGTATGGAGATTGCCCGGGATACCCATAAGAAAGGAAAACACTGTATCAAGCTTGGGAAAAGGTTTGCTCGTCAGCAGTTagtgagaggaagaagaatcagAAGAAATTCAGATGAACGCCTAAGACAAAACAG GTCAGAGACCATCAGCAACAAGGTCAAACAATCTTCTCGTGATTCCAAGCTGAAAACCAAGCCCTCCAGGGAGTACAGTGTAACCCACAACCGAGCACATTGGTGA